One part of the Bdellovibrio sp. KM01 genome encodes these proteins:
- a CDS encoding cation diffusion facilitator family transporter, with amino-acid sequence MSNQHHHHHHSHSSGHHHHHSHGAAIGRMRFAFILNLGFALVELVGGYLTNSVAIMSDALHDFGDALAMIIAIVMEKVSHKTSDQKFSYGYRRFSVLGAVITGMVLIIGSVFILIEAVPRLLNPQQVHADGMLILAVFGVAINGFAALRVSKGTSLNERMLMWHMIEDVLGWVLVLIGALVMKFWDVPQVDAGLAVALSLWILFNVFKNLREAMKVFLMASPTGASVESVSENIKKNPLVVDVHHAHLWSLDGENHVFTAHIVLKGDATPADMEAVKHQIKKQVKEFGIIEATIETELMGVSCVDPHHA; translated from the coding sequence ATGAGTAATCAACATCACCATCATCACCACAGTCATAGCTCAGGCCATCATCACCATCACAGCCATGGAGCTGCCATTGGGCGTATGCGCTTTGCATTTATCCTCAACCTGGGGTTTGCCCTGGTGGAGTTGGTGGGTGGCTATTTGACGAACTCCGTTGCGATCATGAGTGATGCTCTTCATGATTTTGGGGATGCGCTAGCGATGATTATTGCTATTGTGATGGAGAAAGTTTCTCACAAAACCAGTGATCAGAAATTTTCCTATGGTTACCGCCGTTTTTCTGTCTTAGGCGCTGTTATTACGGGCATGGTGTTGATCATTGGCTCCGTTTTTATCTTGATTGAAGCAGTTCCTCGTCTTTTAAACCCGCAGCAAGTCCATGCTGATGGGATGTTGATTCTTGCGGTGTTCGGTGTGGCAATCAATGGTTTTGCAGCACTGCGAGTTTCCAAAGGCACTTCCTTGAATGAACGCATGCTAATGTGGCACATGATCGAAGACGTTTTGGGTTGGGTTTTGGTTTTGATCGGCGCATTGGTGATGAAGTTTTGGGATGTTCCTCAGGTGGATGCGGGGCTTGCCGTCGCATTGTCGCTGTGGATTTTATTTAACGTCTTTAAAAACCTGCGTGAAGCGATGAAGGTTTTTCTGATGGCTTCTCCAACGGGGGCCTCTGTTGAATCTGTTTCTGAGAACATCAAAAAGAACCCGCTTGTCGTGGATGTTCATCACGCGCATCTTTGGTCTTTAGATGGCGAGAATCACGTTTTTACCGCTCATATAGTTCTAAAAGGGGATGCAACCCCGGCGGATATGGAAGCTGTGAAACACCAGATTAAAAAACAAGTTAAAGAATTTGGGATCATAGAAGCGACTATTGAAACAGAACTTATGGGCGTTTCCTGCGTCGATCCTCATCACGCCTAA
- a CDS encoding PT domain-containing protein: protein MSVKNKSGNAILQVLAALVVMGISFYFLSAYVIAQRKQIVKTKNVVTLKFAVNSAMDYVVFGVRQKYCFDNGTILQNIDACNWKHAGNVERLVMSDEQLQSLREMVAAGANIGPHDTDMNKLRLDKIDLMLNFPVSPAHPLFPIVDALKTVVNETNGQVIKVKGIHIVLNRPENSGYLPKAGREVYIMAEASLLDDSGDVIQVGRVPLSVRSQIAIYPREMGSFALVLPKDLHMDKSWNASATDGDVNLHKFDDRASLGTSMGLVFNSPVFVNGNIYLPNDTGDAGTSNYAAVTFADRVYMGNGWILKSDGNPYAPATLGGLPDRYWSDSRVFGGFLNGIENDGSSDAGLEVMSGQVSNLPAGDFDWNRICADYNKKTVDIGTMKVSKIKAKMVDDSTNGSTQNSKYKITLSNYNQYYPQKNTIPAPNVEKWKPGTISVSNINKWGDSTTTGAVTSLILAYGTGSDYREVVFDMTKYGTAILLPQVINEDRRKNLEAALKEANDTINKSSDKTNALQSDLNKSMTDLAAANTELAKKKDELNTELAKPVYASPSPSPSVSPSPSPSASPTVSPSPTVSPSPTASPTVSPSVSPTVSPSVSPTVSPTASASVTPSPSATTSPSPTPAPTVGDPTLYQNPDTIAKLNQEIEALNKKISDLQAHIADLKNVQIPANDKNNSDAKATVSSATAALADYQQMIDNPPKFTIEMDAMKTGSGREYLDRAYLSVNLTNAANLRDIDGNKITVFSVRFKAYDGTYWNSAPVWPDENSDKHLMGYLNYSIDSGGNLIRPSGLSATANTSGAEEDESGNSTDIAQACEDFYDNMNSQSFGAANWGTSFAGGTRSSWNFAGVDSSVPKEKGHESEPILEERIFSADSTDFMVNSIVGNCVIKAGATFVTGFYTCDNLTIEGGRTKPLTIVGTFIIGKTLKINEQAIRTGIQWNSIYHPQSTRILRSRKILKPMTEPDNVAKCDKLPSPIWHPIPSIQETADRMACNVISLRAKADPFKWTAVDPDCGVDPAKKQTVPTCKRRIIRYFVVEQSREGLGM, encoded by the coding sequence ATGTCGGTGAAAAACAAGTCAGGGAACGCTATTTTGCAGGTGCTTGCCGCACTAGTGGTTATGGGCATTAGTTTCTATTTCTTGTCGGCCTACGTAATCGCTCAACGAAAACAAATCGTAAAAACTAAAAATGTGGTGACGTTGAAATTCGCAGTGAACAGTGCGATGGACTATGTCGTATTTGGTGTTCGTCAAAAGTATTGCTTTGATAACGGCACGATTCTGCAAAATATTGATGCCTGTAATTGGAAGCACGCAGGCAACGTTGAGCGCCTGGTGATGTCAGATGAGCAACTTCAATCTTTAAGAGAGATGGTTGCAGCGGGTGCGAACATCGGACCGCATGACACTGATATGAATAAGCTGCGCCTGGATAAGATTGACCTGATGTTAAACTTTCCAGTCTCTCCAGCGCATCCCTTGTTTCCGATCGTTGATGCTTTAAAAACAGTAGTGAATGAAACCAATGGCCAAGTGATCAAGGTTAAAGGAATTCACATCGTACTTAATCGTCCTGAAAACAGTGGTTATCTTCCCAAAGCAGGACGCGAAGTCTACATCATGGCCGAAGCCTCGCTGTTAGATGATAGTGGTGATGTGATTCAGGTGGGGCGCGTGCCTTTAAGCGTTCGCTCGCAGATTGCCATTTACCCTCGGGAAATGGGCTCCTTCGCTTTGGTTCTGCCTAAAGATCTTCATATGGATAAGTCGTGGAATGCTTCAGCCACTGACGGAGATGTGAATCTTCACAAGTTCGACGACAGAGCCTCTCTTGGTACAAGTATGGGTCTTGTTTTTAACAGTCCGGTCTTTGTGAACGGCAATATCTATTTACCAAATGACACGGGAGACGCGGGTACCTCCAATTATGCAGCCGTTACATTTGCTGATCGTGTTTACATGGGTAATGGGTGGATTTTGAAATCCGACGGCAATCCCTATGCTCCTGCGACATTGGGAGGTTTGCCGGATCGCTATTGGTCGGACTCTCGCGTGTTCGGTGGTTTTTTAAATGGAATTGAAAATGACGGAAGTTCCGATGCCGGGTTGGAAGTAATGTCGGGGCAGGTGAGTAATTTGCCCGCTGGAGATTTTGATTGGAATCGTATTTGTGCCGATTACAATAAAAAGACTGTCGACATTGGCACCATGAAAGTTTCTAAGATCAAAGCCAAGATGGTCGATGATTCAACGAATGGTTCAACGCAAAATTCTAAATATAAGATTACTCTCAGTAACTACAATCAGTACTATCCGCAGAAAAACACCATTCCGGCTCCGAACGTTGAAAAATGGAAGCCGGGTACGATTTCGGTTAGTAACATCAATAAATGGGGTGACTCCACGACCACGGGTGCAGTGACGTCTCTCATTCTTGCGTATGGAACTGGTTCTGATTATCGCGAAGTTGTCTTTGATATGACCAAATATGGAACCGCTATTTTACTACCCCAGGTTATAAATGAAGATCGCCGAAAAAATTTGGAGGCGGCTCTTAAAGAGGCCAACGACACCATTAATAAATCGTCCGATAAAACCAATGCTCTGCAATCGGATCTGAATAAATCTATGACGGATTTAGCGGCCGCAAATACGGAATTGGCAAAAAAGAAAGATGAGTTGAATACCGAGTTGGCGAAACCTGTCTATGCAAGTCCTTCCCCAAGTCCCTCGGTAAGTCCAAGCCCCAGTCCCAGCGCAAGTCCCACTGTGAGTCCTTCGCCGACAGTGTCGCCTTCTCCCACGGCCTCTCCGACTGTTTCGCCTTCAGTGTCGCCAACGGTGTCACCGTCTGTATCTCCAACAGTTTCGCCAACGGCGTCAGCCAGCGTAACTCCTTCGCCATCGGCGACGACAAGTCCTTCGCCGACACCCGCACCCACTGTTGGTGATCCAACGCTTTATCAAAATCCTGATACAATAGCCAAGTTGAATCAGGAGATCGAAGCATTGAACAAAAAGATCAGTGATCTTCAGGCGCACATCGCAGATCTTAAAAATGTGCAGATCCCTGCCAATGATAAAAACAATTCGGACGCTAAAGCCACGGTGTCTTCTGCGACAGCGGCCTTGGCAGACTATCAACAAATGATCGACAACCCTCCAAAATTTACGATTGAAATGGATGCGATGAAAACGGGGAGCGGTCGTGAATATCTGGATCGTGCTTACCTGTCCGTCAATCTTACCAATGCAGCTAATCTAAGAGACATAGACGGAAACAAAATTACCGTTTTCTCCGTTCGCTTTAAAGCTTACGACGGCACCTATTGGAATAGTGCGCCGGTGTGGCCGGATGAAAACAGTGACAAGCATCTCATGGGCTATCTTAACTATTCGATTGATAGTGGCGGGAATCTGATTAGACCGTCTGGACTTTCAGCGACAGCAAATACTTCAGGGGCAGAGGAAGACGAATCTGGAAATTCCACTGATATCGCTCAAGCCTGTGAAGATTTTTACGACAATATGAATTCTCAATCTTTTGGCGCTGCCAACTGGGGGACAAGTTTTGCAGGAGGCACGCGCTCTTCTTGGAATTTTGCAGGGGTTGACAGTTCAGTTCCTAAAGAAAAGGGACATGAAAGTGAACCTATATTGGAGGAAAGAATCTTTAGCGCTGACAGCACGGACTTTATGGTAAATTCAATTGTAGGTAATTGTGTTATTAAAGCAGGCGCAACTTTTGTCACGGGTTTTTATACTTGTGACAATCTGACTATTGAAGGCGGGCGCACGAAACCTTTAACCATTGTCGGGACCTTTATCATCGGTAAGACTTTAAAAATCAACGAACAGGCTATTCGCACCGGCATTCAGTGGAACAGCATTTATCACCCACAATCCACACGGATTTTGCGTTCACGAAAAATCTTAAAACCTATGACCGAGCCAGACAATGTGGCTAAGTGTGATAAATTGCCTTCTCCGATTTGGCATCCAATCCCATCTATTCAAGAAACTGCAGATCGCATGGCCTGCAACGTGATCAGTCTGCGTGCGAAAGCAGATCCATTTAAGTGGACGGCTGTGGATCCAGACTGTGGTGTGGATCCCGCCAAGAAACAAACGGTTCCAACATGCAAACGTCGTATTATTCGTTACTTCGTGGTTGAACAATCCCGGGAAGGGTTGGGGATGTGA
- a CDS encoding type II secretion system protein J, with the protein MLKNQKGLTLVEMMLGIGLFAIVISIVVAVQVKMSQQQVEMIRKLDDSVDQHLAERILFKDLSGIDISYNNLLVKDDHGNNFYDFYPDITENILKVRTDRELNLTLAGKDAFYVFSQNSAAGPLLTFDPMWAYDVGPEPADPNTPASLEFNGEKNRKWISNESNGGRPGFWKVGHLLFYDTPSRIRPSVGDVIDKTIPPRSSFFLGAVISGSDLLQKVSGDAAGLFNMTEPDTGDAINSLDDFLRKVPAVGGGQTVVRVRAARLVKYYIEPDTKKNAELYKIAPANFFMAEYRNGQFEQPTLLADGVGRVLFRRDSVVKKMIYFKIEKAELK; encoded by the coding sequence ATGTTGAAAAACCAAAAGGGTTTAACCTTAGTAGAAATGATGCTCGGGATCGGATTATTCGCGATCGTGATTTCTATTGTTGTTGCTGTCCAGGTGAAAATGTCGCAACAGCAGGTGGAGATGATTAGAAAGCTGGATGATTCCGTGGACCAGCATTTGGCTGAAAGGATTCTTTTTAAAGATCTAAGCGGGATCGATATTTCCTATAACAATCTTTTGGTTAAAGATGACCATGGGAACAACTTTTATGATTTTTATCCTGACATCACAGAGAATATTTTAAAAGTTCGAACTGATCGCGAGCTGAATTTAACTCTCGCAGGGAAGGATGCATTTTACGTTTTTTCGCAAAATTCTGCAGCCGGTCCGCTTTTAACCTTTGATCCTATGTGGGCCTATGATGTGGGACCTGAGCCCGCAGATCCCAATACGCCTGCTTCACTCGAGTTTAACGGTGAAAAAAATCGCAAGTGGATTTCTAATGAGAGTAACGGCGGGCGGCCCGGATTTTGGAAAGTTGGACATCTTCTTTTTTATGATACTCCAAGCCGGATTCGACCCAGTGTCGGTGATGTCATAGATAAAACCATTCCCCCACGGAGTTCATTTTTTCTGGGCGCGGTGATCTCTGGAAGTGACCTACTTCAAAAGGTGTCCGGTGATGCCGCTGGGTTGTTTAATATGACCGAGCCCGATACGGGCGACGCGATCAACAGTCTTGATGATTTTCTAAGAAAAGTTCCTGCTGTCGGAGGCGGACAAACCGTTGTTCGCGTGCGCGCTGCCAGATTGGTTAAATATTATATTGAACCAGATACCAAAAAAAATGCAGAACTTTATAAAATAGCTCCTGCCAACTTTTTTATGGCGGAGTACCGCAATGGCCAGTTCGAACAGCCGACGTTATTGGCCGATGGAGTGGGCAGAGTGTTGTTTCGTCGCGATTCAGTAGTTAAGAAAATGATTTATTTTAAAATCGAAAAAGCCGAGTTGAAATAG
- a CDS encoding EF-hand domain-containing protein: MKDLNFLIAAVLGLSAPAHADQESVVTVSKDVPMAVNSVSAGESISGAPASGTVTRSGKSTMTVRLINSCFATNLRAVSNPLAKSSLINADIELKVGGVTYKLFAEYPAALVGAGGSGVPASGTVSNFTASKASVEPVGGTVAAFGNIVEFKTKIPTSVTVDNEATITISKDSVSLGKMSFLQSVQDCSTGPVFGDYGWSSKMPTYKCGNFMGKDGDITATFGGFNVAPDRSLVELFISFPGETGFCGGFWSPLMVFFDDKLPKFNTLSDFPLNPGGKVYWPDAKSPGFFLAMDRDRNGKIDQKDELFGDNNSAINGFEALKKLDTNHDGLIDAKDKDFKRLVLWNDKNADGISQSKELTDAGLKLSKISLKYRMSAESLGNAEIRERAKFWYTDAKGKQRSGNIYDIWLAPHIPTQLAESK; this comes from the coding sequence ATGAAAGACTTAAATTTCTTGATAGCAGCAGTCTTGGGGTTATCGGCACCTGCTCATGCCGATCAGGAGTCTGTGGTGACCGTCAGCAAAGATGTCCCAATGGCCGTCAATTCTGTTTCGGCTGGAGAGTCTATTTCGGGAGCGCCGGCTTCAGGAACGGTCACTCGTTCGGGAAAAAGTACCATGACAGTTCGGTTGATCAATTCGTGTTTTGCCACGAATTTGCGTGCAGTTTCCAATCCCTTGGCAAAGAGCTCTTTAATTAATGCCGATATTGAACTCAAAGTCGGAGGCGTCACATATAAACTCTTTGCTGAATATCCTGCGGCTCTTGTGGGTGCCGGAGGCAGTGGCGTGCCAGCTTCGGGGACGGTCTCAAACTTTACCGCCTCTAAAGCGAGTGTGGAGCCGGTCGGGGGAACTGTTGCAGCGTTTGGTAATATCGTCGAGTTCAAAACAAAAATTCCGACATCTGTGACGGTCGATAATGAAGCTACGATCACCATCTCCAAAGATTCTGTTTCTTTAGGAAAGATGTCCTTTCTGCAAAGCGTGCAAGATTGCAGCACGGGACCTGTCTTCGGTGATTATGGTTGGTCCTCAAAAATGCCCACTTATAAATGCGGCAATTTTATGGGAAAGGACGGTGATATCACCGCGACATTTGGTGGCTTTAACGTCGCTCCCGATCGCTCCTTGGTTGAACTTTTCATCAGTTTTCCGGGTGAAACAGGTTTCTGTGGGGGATTTTGGTCACCGTTGATGGTTTTCTTTGATGATAAACTTCCAAAGTTTAATACACTCTCTGATTTTCCTTTGAACCCAGGGGGAAAAGTCTATTGGCCAGATGCCAAGAGTCCTGGATTTTTTCTGGCGATGGACCGCGATCGCAATGGCAAAATTGATCAGAAGGATGAACTTTTTGGAGATAACAACTCCGCCATCAATGGCTTTGAAGCGTTAAAGAAGCTCGACACCAATCATGACGGCCTCATCGACGCCAAAGATAAAGATTTTAAAAGGTTGGTGTTATGGAATGACAAGAATGCTGATGGTATCAGTCAGTCGAAGGAACTAACGGATGCAGGGCTGAAGCTCAGCAAAATTTCATTGAAGTATCGAATGAGCGCCGAAAGTTTAGGAAACGCAGAAATTCGCGAGCGGGCAAAGTTCTGGTACACCGATGCGAAAGGAAAGCAGCGCTCAGGAAATATTTATGACATTTGGCTAGCACCTCATATTCCGACCCAACTTGCGGAATCGAAATAA
- a CDS encoding EF-hand domain-containing protein, giving the protein MKTIAILGGALVLLTSSAFADQNNVVTVSKDVPMAVNSVSAGESVVGAPASGTVTRSGRDTMTVRLVNSCFGTNLRAVTNPLAKSSLITADINILVGATNYNLGVEYPAVIVTPEGTGNVGNGSVGNIKASKVRMNPAGGTAAVYGNIVEFKTKIPTGVTVDNQANISVSKSNVSLGNMSFEQEILDCKTGPVFGDYGWSSKMPTYGCGDFMGKDGAVTATIGGFNVSPDRSTVEIFISFPGETGFCGGYWSPLMVFFDDNLPTFENVSSFPLNPGGKVYWPNANHPGYFLALDRDKNGMIDKKDELFGDNNTAINGFESLKKFDSNKDGVIDAKDKEFKRLVLWKDINGDGVSQKGEMTKAALKLDKISLNYENYEEARGKNAEIRQRAKFWYTDAKGKKKTGNVYDIWFAPYIQTNLADTK; this is encoded by the coding sequence ATGAAAACAATAGCTATTTTGGGAGGCGCGCTGGTCTTGTTGACTTCCAGTGCTTTCGCAGACCAAAACAACGTTGTGACGGTCAGTAAGGACGTGCCGATGGCCGTCAACTCGGTAAGCGCCGGGGAATCTGTCGTGGGAGCTCCGGCTTCTGGCACAGTCACTCGTTCTGGCCGAGATACGATGACTGTTCGTCTGGTGAATTCATGTTTTGGTACGAATCTTCGTGCTGTGACAAATCCACTGGCTAAAAGCTCTCTTATCACTGCTGATATAAATATCCTGGTCGGTGCCACAAACTATAATCTGGGTGTTGAGTATCCAGCAGTTATCGTAACTCCGGAAGGTACGGGGAATGTCGGTAACGGTAGCGTGGGCAACATTAAAGCCTCTAAGGTAAGAATGAACCCTGCCGGTGGTACAGCCGCGGTTTACGGGAATATCGTTGAATTTAAAACGAAAATCCCAACGGGTGTGACAGTTGATAACCAAGCAAACATCTCCGTTTCAAAATCAAATGTTTCTTTGGGGAATATGAGTTTTGAACAAGAGATCTTGGATTGTAAAACGGGCCCGGTTTTCGGGGACTACGGTTGGTCATCCAAAATGCCAACCTATGGCTGCGGCGACTTCATGGGTAAGGATGGCGCCGTGACTGCCACAATCGGTGGTTTTAACGTTTCTCCAGACCGCTCCACAGTTGAAATCTTCATCAGCTTCCCAGGTGAAACGGGCTTCTGTGGTGGTTACTGGTCGCCACTTATGGTGTTCTTTGATGACAATTTGCCAACGTTTGAAAACGTAAGTTCTTTTCCTCTAAATCCAGGTGGAAAAGTGTATTGGCCGAATGCCAATCACCCGGGATATTTCTTAGCTCTTGACCGCGATAAAAACGGAATGATCGATAAGAAAGACGAGCTTTTTGGTGACAACAACACGGCGATCAATGGTTTTGAATCCTTGAAGAAATTCGATTCCAATAAAGACGGCGTGATCGATGCCAAAGACAAGGAATTTAAACGCTTAGTTCTTTGGAAAGATATCAACGGTGACGGCGTTTCGCAAAAAGGTGAAATGACCAAGGCTGCTTTGAAGTTGGACAAGATTTCTTTGAACTATGAAAATTACGAGGAAGCTCGCGGTAAAAACGCTGAGATCCGCCAACGTGCGAAGTTCTGGTACACCGATGCCAAAGGTAAAAAGAAAACCGGAAACGTTTACGATATTTGGTTCGCACCTTATATCCAAACGAACCTAGCTGATACCAAATAG
- a CDS encoding TlpA disulfide reductase family protein → MLRALALVLCSLISIQVFAADTALNISFNKLPGHSINEHKIRFEDLKGKVVLVDFWATWCEPCKEALPHYSALYKKYKNQGLVVLAVNEDDNEKERDAYLKKSPYPFPVFTDPDRKFMNSFDVVAIPTVFVFDKNTKPVTFVRGFDAKKAQALEKTVQDLLNAK, encoded by the coding sequence ATGTTACGTGCCTTAGCCCTGGTGTTATGTTCTTTGATTTCGATTCAAGTTTTTGCTGCTGATACGGCTTTGAACATTTCCTTCAATAAGCTTCCAGGCCATTCAATTAACGAACACAAGATTCGCTTTGAGGATTTAAAGGGCAAAGTCGTTCTGGTGGATTTCTGGGCGACTTGGTGTGAGCCCTGCAAAGAGGCTCTGCCACACTATTCAGCTCTTTATAAGAAGTATAAGAACCAAGGCTTAGTGGTTTTGGCAGTGAATGAAGACGACAACGAAAAGGAACGAGATGCTTATTTAAAGAAATCTCCCTACCCGTTTCCTGTCTTTACAGATCCCGATCGAAAATTTATGAATTCCTTTGATGTCGTGGCGATTCCCACAGTTTTCGTGTTCGATAAAAACACAAAGCCTGTGACTTTCGTTCGCGGCTTTGACGCTAAGAAAGCACAGGCTTTAGAGAAAACCGTTCAGGACTTGCTGAACGCGAAATAA
- a CDS encoding AarF/ABC1/UbiB kinase family protein codes for MDEKKSAKKQNNDAQASKKEDLGLHKIKSSVFSRGLSIAKLTLQTGASVAQHGVTTVLKSKEFKEANWKKLLETQASNISTELGQLKGSLMKAGQMLSMYGEHFLPPEANEFLKSLQSDSPSLNWAAIEKRLKELLPPEKLAQLEIEKEALASASMGQVHRAKIKATGELIVLKIQYPNVDKAIDSDLRAIKTLLSTLKLIPKDFNTDSLFAEIREMLLQETDYLQEADATEDYHRRLEGDKRFVVPKVFREFSGPKILATSFERGLRADDPVIQSLPQERRNRLATNFLDLYFKEIFEWGVVQTDPHSGNYRIRIDPQGHDQLILLDFGATRVYDASFLIPYRQMVKGSLFNHRDMFTEAALKLGFIKEGDSAELKSVFEAFCFETVEPFIEFNDPRNTLGVIDQQGNYDWKNTDLPQRLSKKVFQIARQFSFRTPPREIIFLDRKTGGVFIFLSILKAKMRGRDLLLKYLNKMD; via the coding sequence ATGGATGAGAAAAAGTCTGCTAAAAAACAAAATAATGATGCGCAGGCATCCAAGAAAGAAGATCTGGGGCTTCATAAAATTAAGTCCTCAGTTTTCTCTCGAGGTCTTTCTATCGCGAAGCTCACCCTACAGACCGGGGCATCCGTGGCGCAGCATGGAGTCACAACGGTTTTAAAATCCAAAGAATTTAAAGAAGCCAATTGGAAAAAGCTCTTAGAAACCCAAGCCTCCAATATCAGCACCGAATTGGGTCAGCTTAAAGGCAGCCTGATGAAGGCCGGGCAAATGCTTTCCATGTATGGGGAGCACTTTCTGCCGCCGGAGGCGAATGAGTTTCTGAAGTCCTTGCAGTCGGACTCCCCTTCACTGAATTGGGCCGCCATCGAGAAGCGCCTAAAGGAACTTTTGCCACCTGAGAAATTGGCACAGCTTGAAATCGAAAAAGAAGCCCTGGCTTCAGCATCCATGGGCCAGGTTCATCGCGCAAAAATCAAAGCCACCGGGGAACTGATTGTTTTAAAAATTCAGTATCCCAATGTGGATAAAGCCATCGATAGCGACTTACGCGCGATTAAAACCTTGCTGTCCACTTTAAAGCTGATTCCTAAGGACTTTAATACGGATTCTTTGTTTGCTGAAATTCGCGAGATGCTTCTGCAGGAAACGGACTACCTTCAAGAAGCCGATGCCACGGAAGACTATCACCGCCGCCTGGAGGGAGATAAACGTTTTGTCGTCCCTAAAGTTTTCCGTGAATTTTCGGGGCCGAAAATTTTAGCGACCTCGTTTGAGCGCGGACTTCGTGCTGACGATCCTGTGATTCAATCTTTACCTCAGGAACGTCGGAATCGCTTGGCGACGAATTTCCTGGATCTGTATTTTAAAGAGATTTTTGAATGGGGTGTGGTACAAACCGATCCACACAGCGGTAACTATCGTATTCGCATTGATCCCCAGGGACATGATCAACTGATCCTTTTGGATTTCGGTGCAACCCGCGTTTACGACGCTTCCTTTTTGATTCCTTATCGCCAAATGGTGAAAGGCTCCTTGTTCAATCATCGGGATATGTTCACGGAAGCAGCTTTAAAACTGGGCTTTATCAAAGAAGGCGATAGTGCTGAATTGAAATCAGTGTTCGAAGCTTTCTGCTTTGAGACGGTCGAGCCCTTTATTGAGTTTAATGATCCTCGCAACACTTTGGGAGTCATTGACCAACAGGGTAATTACGACTGGAAAAATACGGATCTGCCGCAACGCTTGTCAAAAAAAGTTTTTCAGATTGCCCGTCAGTTTTCATTTAGAACTCCACCACGGGAAATTATTTTTCTGGATCGCAAAACCGGTGGTGTCTTTATTTTCCTATCAATCTTAAAAGCAAAAATGCGCGGCCGCGACCTGCTTCTTAAGTACCTAAACAAAATGGATTAG
- a CDS encoding deoxyribodipyrimidine photo-lyase, whose protein sequence is MVIFWFRRDLRLNDNAGLYHALKENTAVQPLFIFDSDILDKIEDKADARVSFIYDTVSDIKASLQEKGSDLWVRHGKPQDIFKELFEKNKITAIYTNGDYEPYARKRDKEIANISKSFGAEFKSYKDQTLFEKDEILTGQGKPYTVYTPYKNNVLKSLTPFYLKSYPNDKYESAYLKSKMAEKLPSLKDLGFKRTAIQFPPLQISAKTLKNYAKNRDLPAMEGGTSHLGLHLRFGTVSVRELAREGNKFSPVWLSELIWRDFFMQILWHFPEVEKRSFRPEYDKIAWRNSKADFKKWSEGQTGYPLVDAGMRELNATGFMHNRVRMVVASFLCKHLLIHWSEGERYFAKKLLDYDLAANNGNWQWAAGSGCDAAPYFRIFNPETQAKKFDPDNEYIKKWVPEFETEQYPKPMIDHNEARGRCLQEFTKALKK, encoded by the coding sequence ATGGTTATTTTCTGGTTTCGTCGCGATTTAAGGCTGAATGACAATGCAGGCCTCTATCACGCCTTAAAAGAGAACACGGCCGTTCAACCGCTTTTCATTTTTGATTCAGATATCTTAGATAAAATCGAAGATAAGGCCGACGCCCGGGTGTCGTTTATTTACGACACCGTGTCGGATATTAAAGCCTCCCTCCAAGAAAAAGGATCGGACCTTTGGGTGCGCCATGGGAAGCCGCAAGATATCTTTAAAGAGCTCTTTGAAAAAAACAAAATCACGGCAATTTATACGAATGGTGATTATGAACCCTATGCCCGAAAAAGAGATAAAGAGATCGCAAATATTTCTAAATCCTTCGGTGCTGAATTTAAATCGTACAAGGATCAAACTCTTTTTGAAAAAGATGAAATTCTAACTGGTCAAGGTAAGCCCTATACGGTCTATACTCCCTATAAGAATAACGTGTTAAAAAGTCTGACGCCTTTTTACTTGAAGTCTTATCCGAATGATAAGTACGAGTCAGCGTATCTAAAAAGTAAAATGGCAGAAAAGCTTCCGAGTCTAAAAGACCTGGGATTTAAAAGAACTGCTATTCAGTTTCCACCTCTCCAGATTTCGGCAAAGACTCTCAAGAACTATGCAAAAAACAGAGATCTTCCTGCTATGGAAGGTGGAACATCGCACTTGGGCCTGCATCTAAGATTTGGAACGGTCAGTGTTCGCGAACTTGCAAGGGAGGGAAATAAATTTTCCCCAGTGTGGCTCAGCGAATTGATCTGGCGGGATTTCTTTATGCAGATACTTTGGCATTTTCCGGAAGTTGAAAAACGCAGCTTCCGTCCTGAATACGATAAGATCGCTTGGCGCAATTCCAAAGCTGATTTTAAAAAGTGGAGCGAAGGCCAGACCGGGTATCCGCTGGTGGATGCCGGTATGCGCGAGCTCAATGCCACGGGTTTTATGCACAATCGCGTGCGCATGGTGGTCGCAAGCTTTTTATGCAAGCATCTTTTAATTCATTGGTCGGAAGGCGAGAGATACTTTGCCAAAAAGCTTTTAGATTATGATTTGGCTGCCAACAATGGCAACTGGCAATGGGCGGCGGGCTCGGGTTGTGATGCGGCTCCTTATTTCCGAATTTTTAACCCTGAAACCCAGGCGAAAAAGTTTGATCCTGATAATGAGTATATAAAAAAATGGGTGCCGGAGTTTGAAACAGAACAGTATCCTAAACCCATGATTGATCACAACGAAGCTCGTGGTCGTTGTCTGCAGGAATTTACGAAAGCGCTTAAAAAATAA